Below is a genomic region from Henckelia pumila isolate YLH828 chromosome 3, ASM3356847v2, whole genome shotgun sequence.
aaaagaaagaaaaatgttTGTGTATGAGTTACATTATACTGTTACAATGATATTTTTCAATATGAGAATCACAATTTTGAGATGACTAGTAACTAATACGCATATTGTAACTATGAATGCATGTTCAAATCCACGTTTGAGAAGCATATTGACAAGGGGAATTTCGATCTTACAAATATCATGTGGGTCCCACATGATTTTGGGTCAATAAAGACCCACCACGCGCAGAATGGGTAATACCCTCTCTATAGCTTCGAATTTTCCATTAAGAAGCCGCTAAACATCTCTTCAGGACTGCATAAGTCTTTGCAATGTGCAGTTCAAATCGGTTTAGTCTATGCTACCCCATTTGGATAATGCTCGAATGGGAATCCAACGGTCCACATTTTTTTGCATTTGAGATGTTTATGTGAACATCTCAAATGCAAAAAAATTGAGCCCTTGGATGATGCAAAAAAATTGAGCTCTTGAATGCAGCACATGAGCAATGCtcaaaaaataaatgattatagAGATTTTCTTCAttaatttgtgaagaaaatcttcatattgcaaacactacctaaaccGTTCAAATCAACCTCGCAACTTGCCCAAAGCAAAAGAGATCACCGAAGTTCATCCTTTCCCACAACTCCCACTCCGAAATAATTCAGATTTGGGTGGATAAGGGCTTCAACATTGATTTTGATCAAGCCTCTTGGACTGTTGTATACACATATAATAAtagaaaaatgaagaaaaaaaaatattattattattttgaaataaaatatatacaattttaaattttaaatgatagAATATTATGTGTAACTAGTAGAGGAAAAAtagaaagaagtaaaaatatatatttggtaATCTAGATTCCGGGCAGAGGGTTTTCGCCGGGTTTAAGGTTAACAGTAGAATCCTGCAGAGCAGAGATTTCCAAGACTTCCCCCGTCAAATCCATCGCCATGAGAAGAGCTGCATTCGAACTCTTCTCCCACCTTCGAAAACGTCACTCCACAGCTACATTTTCTCTTCTTTCAAGAGACTTTGCGAACACCACAAATTTACACTCTCTTGCTCACCCAGCAAAAGCCCATCACAAGTCTTGCGCCAAGATTCGATCTTTGCTGTCTCTCGACCTTTACTTGAATGGGTTTCGGGTCATCCCATCTCAAAATTTCAGTGCCTTCGTGGACGCAGAGTCACAAAATGTGCCCGTGCCCCAGATGTCCTCAAGGCAGAGGAAAATCAAGGAAAAATCCGAGCTTGAGGAGGCCTTTGAGTCTGCGGAGTCTCTTGATGACATGCTTAAAGCTTTCAAAGACATGGAAGCGTGCTTTGATGAGACGGAACTGGGATTGGCCTGTTTGAAGCTAGGGCTTAAACTTGATCAAGAAGGTGAGGACCCTGAGAAGACTTTTTCTTTTGCCCAGAggactttgagaattttggatgATGGTGATATAAGCAGCAGCAGTAAGCTATCTTTACCTCTTGCAATGACTTTACAATTGTTAGGTTCTGCTTGTTTCAATTTGAAAAGGTTTAATGATAGTTTGAGTTATTTGAATAGGGCGAATAGGGCTTTGAGTAAGTTAGAGGGGGATAGTTCTTACTCTCCGGATCATATTATGCCTATTTTACACGCTGTtcagtttgaattatttaatgtcAAGACGGCTATGGGGAGGAGAGAGGAGGCTCTTATTCATCTTAGGAAGGCTTtggaaattaaagaaaaaactTTGGAGGAAGATAGCAGGGAACTTGGTAAGGCCAATAGGGATGTTGCAGAGGCTTATGTTGCTATTTTGAATTTCAAGGATGCGTTACCGTTCTGTTTGAAGGCTTTGGAGATTCATAAGAAAGAGTTGGGGCAAAGTTCGGTGGAGGTTGCCTATGACAGGAGACTTCTGGGAGTTATTTATACTGGATTAGAGGAGCACGAAAAGGCCTTAGAACAAAATCAGTTGTCTCAGAGGGTATTGAAGAAATGGGGCCTTAGTTCTGATTTGCTGCGAGCGGAGATTGATGCTGCAAATATGCAGATTGCTTTAGGGCGATATGAAGAGGCTATTAGTACCTTGAAGGGAGTTGTTCAACAGACTGAGAAAGAGAGCGAGGATCGAGCTATGATCTTTATTTCCATGGCCAAAGCACTTTGTAATGAAGAAAAGATTGCCGATGCGAAGAGGTGTTTGGAAATTTCCTGTGGGATTCTTGACAAGAAAGAGAAAAGTTCTCCTCAAGTTGTTGCTGAGGCATTTATGGAAATCTCAATGCTGTATGAGTCCATGAATGAATTTGTGGCTGCAATTTCATTGTTAAAGAGAGCTTTATCGATGCTGGAGAAGCTGCCACAAGAGCAACATTCTGTGGGAAGTGTATCTGCAAGAATTGGTTGGTTGCTTCTGTTAACAGGGAAAGTGGAACAGGCAGTCCCTTTCTTGGAAGATGCGGCAGAAAGATTAAAGGAGAGTTTTGGTTCCAAGCATTACGGAGTGGGCTATGTCTACAATAACTTGGGGGCAGCTTATTTGGAATTAGATAGACCCCAATCAGCTGCTCAGGTTTTTGCTTATGCAAAGGATATCATGGATGTTTCCCTTGGACCTCATCATGCAGATTCAATAGAAGCATGCCATAACATTTCGAAAGCATATGCAGCCATGGGAAGGTAAAAATGTTGGACAACTGCTTCCTGAATTCTTGATTTGGTTTATCTTTTGCTTGATACTTTGTCTTACCTAAATCTAAGCATGATTTTCCATTGTGTTGCGGTCCTTGATTACCTTTCTTCTTACTATGAGTTACtatcttaaaaaaaaactttaatagATTAATTTTGAAAGATTAACATTATGGCTTATGCTAAGTTAAATTGTTGTATACAAGTTGCGTCAAGGAAGTTTTTGGTATTAGAATCCATTTGGCACTCTAGTCAATAGATTGCTTAGTCCTATGGTGCCGTTTCAACTGCATTTTTTGGCTATAAGCTACATGGTCTTAAtggaatgaaaaagaattatcaTCTCAAATGTAGAATTAGAAAGGCGAATGAGAAATTTTCATTTCTCTGCATGTTTGCATGTGTGTTGTTAGAGGTGGCCCACAATGGCATGGCATGTTGCGAAACCTTAGATCTCTTTTAGTTTATGATTCTATTTTATGTGTGGTTAAACATAAAACTTGAGAGACACAAACGTGAAAATCAGAATATATAtgagaaaagatgaaaaaaatggGTAATTACTCAGTTGCAGATATTGTTACATCTGctaacaattgattgaatttcACTTCAAAATCTTCAATTCAGTATGAAGTTTTATACATCGTTGAAGAAGTTTCTACACCAGTGGCTTCATCAAGTGGAAGTATTTAAAACCTTGATTCAAAACACTTTTTGTCCTGATTTGGGCATGAAATTGTTTAGTTTGGGATATGTAGCTAATTTTCCATGTATTCCAGTCATTGATATATGGTTTGCTCTATATCAGAGGACAGATATCCGAGATCCTGTGAATTCTAATAGGTTTTTGCACAAACATGTCAAGCTGTGATAACCTGAACCTCTCTTTTTCAATTTAGCAGCTATCCAATAGCGATCAACTTTCAGGAGAAGGTAGTTGAGGGCTGGGAGGGACATGGACCTAGCGCACGCGATGAATATGATGAAGCTGTGCAAGTTCTTGAGGAATTAAAGAATAAAGCTAGCGGTTCTGTCATGGAATCTCTTATGAAGGCATTACCTTTGCCTCAAAGTGATGAAATTTCAACTGCAAAAGATTTAGAATGCAATACCCCAGCTGTGGAAAGGTAATACAATGCACCATACTGCGGAATTCTGCTTTACGACAAACAATGCTTACATGGAGTTTGGAGAAGTTGCCTTTTATCTCAATAAGAGGTTTTTGTTGTCCATTTTACAGTTGTTACATCGATTTGTTTTTGGCTATTCTTGTAGCTACCTCAGGTTTAGTATATGCTGCTGATTAGTATTTAGTGTTCGAATTTGATTGGTGTCTTGTTCTCGTGGCCCATATACAGTCAATTTTGGAAAATCTCCGGCTtgatcaaatatttcaataaacaTGTCTTCTTGTTGTTTATAAAGGATGCATCCGTCCACTTTACATTCAAAGTTCTACCAAAATtgtgaataaatttaaaaacaagtaaaaataatatttttacctaGGGAGTGGAGTTTGTCACATGGATCATGTTCTCACTTCACTGGTCAAAAGGATTATAGAAGTCTGGTTGTCAGTGCATTTTTGAAGAAGCATGTGCATGTAAAAGTCAGCTTGAATGGCTTGGATGGGGAACCATTTGACGCCACATTTGCTGCTCATTTCAAGTTTTTTGCTGTGTTTGATAATACATTCTTATTAATTGTTTGATATCGCttcactttttctttttttttttctggaaaATGACAATACTTGGTTAATATAGCACCAGATTTAGCAACAAAATTGTACTGGTTCTATATTTTTAAGTTTTGTATACGTATATAAGCCAAATAGTATTTGGAGCACGCGGGCTTTCcagtaaaataatattttgaagaGATTCTGGCAAAGCTTAGGATCTGATTAATATTTTCCCCAAGATCGCaccatcttgaacttcatttttTTTCCCGTTTGACTCGATATTGCAATATCGATGGGCTCCGTAATCACGCCTAGTGGTCTAgattaattaataaagaaaGCTCCCAAACTTggaacaaaatatttttcattcatGAAAAATTAGTGCAACAATcccttcaagaaaaaaaaaaaaaagtgtaacAATTCCTTTTGCCAATGCCTGCTTTTTTATTCCATTTACTATATACGAAAGGGTGGTTGCAAAAAAATTTAGTCGAGGGAGTAAACTTTCCTTTTACGTGCTAAAGCTCAAATGGGTAGAACTGCATTTCTTGATTCTCTTCCATGTCGAAAAGAAAAGAACGATCTTTGGCTTCTGCTGCTGCTTCCTTCATTGCTTCTGACCTGACTAAGATCCCTGTTTTGCCGTAAATTCTCTTGAACTGACAAGTAAACGCGGCGATCCACCACGGAATCCATAGAGAAAGATCTTCTGATGGACTGAACGGAAATCTGATCATCCTCATCTCCCATGATCGGAACATGCTGAAATTGTCTTGGTTTTGATACCCCAACATTCTGCTCAAGCTTTCTTGACGAATGGCTTCTGGGTTGTGCCAAGAAACGACTCAAATTGACTCGTTCCTGCTGTCTACTAGCTAAACCACCATTCCCATCTCCCCCACTTAGTTCAATCACTGCAAAATCTTCTTCACTTCCAACCATTGGGTGTGGATCTTGAGGTGATGAATTAGGCGCCCATATTTTATGGGGCCGAAAGCGGTTTCGGCCAGAAATGGCCGATCTGCATAAAGGGCAGTTGGAACAGTTCTGAAGCCATAAATCAATGCAATCCAAATGGAATGCATGATTACACTTTGGGAGAACTCTCAGCAATTCATGTTCTTGGAACTCTGTCAGGCACACGACACATGTCCAAAGAGCGCTGCTATGTCCAAACTCGCTCTTTCTGTACTTGTAAGTTGGAAGTTCCCGGATCAGTGACTCGTCGAGCCCTTGATTCTGCCACAAAGGCGAGTGAGATGCCGATGGATTTACACTTGGCGGTGTTCGCCTGAAGGAAAAACGCCGTAAAGGGTCGACTTGTTGCCATATGAAGTAACGTTTGGTCACGAAAATGTAGTAGCTGATCAGTAGGAAAGCTGTGGCTGCAATGGCTAATATTAAGATGGCAATTATTGGGAAGCCATTGTTGGAAAGGTGCTGAGGAGATTGAGTTTCAGGTGTGTTTTGTGATCTCTCCATTAAAGAGAATCAAGTTTGGAgaatgaaatgaaatgaaatggaATGGAGACGATTCAATGAAAGGAGGTGCTTTAATGTATTTGTGAAATTTCATTgggacaaatatttttttttttttaatatttaaaattgctTATTATCGTACTAATGAGTTGACTTCCGAATATGCGATGCActcataaattataatataatagttGACTAAATTAAAGTTATTTAACGAGGGAAACGAGGGGGGAGATTTGATAACTTGAATCCAGCCTTGAAATATTCTTCGAaattcataccaatattttatCTTCTATTCTGTACAATATTTTGGGAAAATTGtatttttggtcatgtatgtttgtcgctttgcgatttcagtcatctatattttcaaatttcagttttaatccgctatctttgtttttttttttggccattttagtcattttctgatgtggcgctgatgtgatatcaatgcagtgctgatgtggagctgacgtgtatagtgcttacattttcgaagaaaaatgactaaaattgccaaaaattagaacatataggactaaaactgaaatatgaaaatataaaagatCGAAATTGCAAAATGACAAATATACAGAACCAAAATTACAGTTTTTCCTAATATTttagttttgttatttttttatagttGTGCCAAAGTGATGTCTCTACTTGATAGTTAATTGGGTATTTAATATTTGTTAATCAATATTTTGGTTATTAAAATTCTTTAATTGTCATTCAATATCCACACACTATTTTCTTCCTCTCCCAAATTGGACTATAGTAAGAGCtctcacatttttttttaaaaaaaaaaaaaaatttatttgttctTTCGAGATAAACATAAGGAAAAGATAAAAACGATAGGCATAATTATTTTTGTCATATGAGGTTATCTATGTTCTTTGCATAACAATCTGAATAGTGTcaattttgctttttttttataaaaataataataataataataataataagtacaCATCATCTTCATTAATTAATATCTGTCACGTTAAGATATGATATAAACGTTACAGCCGTTTAAAACATCTACCGCTGAAGTAATTAAGCGGATCAAATTAATGTCACGTTTACAAATTCAAATTGGTGTTCACAAatattaaaagttaaaataaatgtagtaaactcaaataaaataaatatattgtgGCTCGTGAGGAATATCCGAGTCAGTAGAATATGTAAGcacttaattaataattaaagttcGATTATCCcgatcaactttttttttttttcttgagatGACCTATTTATTTCATAGAAAGAAAGACcgatttatatatgtaaatgtAAGTCGTGGCTTCTATGAAGTTTTTATATTTaatcaaaattattactttaatATTTTTCCATACTATCTAAGTCGGATATCCGGGACAATTGGTTGCTCGGTCAAAATTAAGTAGCATATAATCACGGGTGAATCGAATTAATTAGATGGGAAaactattttaaaattatttaatagataaatttttaaaattatcgaaaatatgattattttatACATGCAAAGCGTGTATCTATGTATATGTTCAATGAATCACACTTAGtacgaaaaaaaatattatttcagttCGACCGAGCCTCATGTATGAAATAACGAATACATGATGGTTAGTTGGTAACTAGAAAATATAACAAGTGTGCTAAaaacattagtaacattttgcttaaaaaaattcatgtgaCTCCATTTTCAATCAAGACATGcgaataattttatataaatgtgCGTGCGTGCGTGCGTACcagatatatataaaatttcaaatatataacatataacTAATTAAATGTTCGATTAAAGTATATAAATTTTAAGAAGTATATATCTTATATTGGATCAAACTGCCATGAATTTATAGATTTAAATTATATGATATCGAGTTCTTACattcaaaaactaaaaaaagaaatatattataaatttaattaaaaaagaaaagaaaatagtgAGTTTGAAAATGACTCACAAACAGAACTCATGTTTATAAATTACAATTATACGATACAAATATGTTAATGAATAAGACTCGGAcatttattttaaacaaaaatctattttaataattatctatatttaaaaatcatatcctaaaacaataataattattttgtatttttttttaaaaaaaatcagatgaATACTCTAATTAATCTTTCGAGAATTATTTTGTGAATTGAAGAACCAATGGACCGTGACATTTACAATAGGATCCTTTATAATCTAATATTAGGCCCAAAATTTGTTGGAGTGAAAGAAAATTACAAAAGTAATAAATCGACAATGCAACAGTTTAATTAGTacctaaaaacaaataaaataatatattcttttctttctttttcctgGTGGCAATATCACATTATGGGGACCAGATTGCCACCCCGGTACTAAACATTtcgaaattaaaaatatatcatgtaaatttttttttaggtaAAAAATATCATGTAATTTCATCTGGAATtcatttattgatttttaaatgtatgagtatacacacacacaaatacatttattatatttttattattaaacatGAACCATTTATACTAATTAAATCTGATATACATCATGATacgttttttattatttaatactaaatatatgtatatatctttattatatatagtatagattttgaagaaaattcaattttttttttacaaaatttctgataaccATAATTACACTCGtcaatttttttacaaaaaaaatcttataaaaataatttatatatatagttctgAGTTTAAGTGAAATTTAGGAAATATATATACGTCCGGACTAGGAATCTTAATTACTTAATAAATGACAAACAAAGTTGATATATCAAATTTGGCAGTAACCGAAGAAATTTCTTCAACACTCGGATGCTGATTCATTATTCAACTTTACAAAGCTTTGTGGTCACCAGATatacatcaaatcaaagttGATATTGAGTTGAAAGCAATTCAATTACTTAACAAATAAGAAAAATTTGTGGGgcaatgtatttttattatgtaaaaTTCCAATTATATCAATTTCCTGGACATCAATTGAAAGTCTAATGAATTAGCATGCATATAATGGTCCCCTTTTGTTAATCAATCgcgcattaattaattaatagacTCTTGTTATGGAAGAAACATAAGAATTAAGACCAATTCGTCTTGTTTGAAGAAAATTGTCGAGAATTAAGGAAATGTATAGAGGAGAACGATAAGATCGCTACCGAGACGTGTAATCGATGTTGAAGATAAGTTTTGAAATTTTCTCGTTTTTATGTTATTTCCAACGTCTATGATATGTTTTACTTTTATCATATTCATCTTACTGTTTGTTTGTAATTAAGGTTGAGGTTCTTATATTAAGTAAGTTATTAACTTTTAACTGATTTGGTGAGACTTTATTTACAACTTCAATCAGAACCTTTATTATATAACTTTATTgatgaaaaaattttatattatgagCGTTGAATGTTTATTTTAACTTATGTCCTTATATAtggtgttattattatttgatttgttattttattagcatgcatatatataatgGTCCCATTTTCTTAATCAATCGTGCATTAATTAATAGCATCTTGCTTTTGAAGATAGGTTTATGAGGGTAGAGTTCAACCTACCTTATGAATATTATTCTAACTGTTAATTTAATGGTTTAATGATTTCTCACTCTCCAACATTAATACTTTATGCTACATTCAGGACTTAAAAGTCTAATTTTATTTAGTTATGATGTCTATACTTGGTGATGTACCATATCTTATCAGCCTTTGTTCCTTTTCAACTGCATGTCATGTCCCCAACAAAGATAATATTATTTGTTAAAATCGTTTTTTttagatcacctactaaccaaTCAGATAAAAAAGCGAAACTCGTCAGCTTTACTCACAAGAGTTTTCTCTAGGAGGTCACACAATTAATTTCTCAATATTTCTCTTAATCATAATCGTGTAGCCCAAAAATTTATTTACAAACACGAAGGGTAAATGACGTAACATCATATTATAAGAATCTAATACATTCTTGATCACTATTCTCTAGTGTCTATCATTCATTTAAGTTCGAACAATATCTTATATGCGCATGCACTTTATCTCCTTAGATCATATTTGTCCCCTTAATAATATATCAAGTGCAACTTAATCCACTTGTATTATTAATTGTATCAACTTGCCACCTCATATCAATAAACAATAAATacacttaattttatttttttacaaaaaaaaaaaatcgctaATAATACCATcaacttattttattttattttatgatttaaataattttaatttcatcATGGTACATGATAGAATATATTTTGGTTATGTAATGAATATAATCGGTTTAAATTCAAGTTCTTGCGAAGGTACACATACAAAACGTCATATCAAATGGATATTTCGAATTGAAAGCTGaaatatttgagttattttgttttaataatTCGACCTATTtcagataaaaataataataaatttgggTTACAACTTACAACTTACAAGTATGTACGTTTTCACGCTATATTTAAAACTGCTTAGTTCTTGCTTATGAAGTAATTAATACGAAACAATAAATAGTAACATATTATattatcaaaaatatatataaaagattAAATGAGATGAAACCCTTAGGTAGTATCCTAAAAGTTTATATCCAACAGTGAACATTTATCAATATGCTAGTAATCGAGACACACGCGATGCATGTGCAACATAATAAATGACAATTatgtaattaataaaaaaaatgaggaAGATATatgagaaataaataaataaacatattggTTGGAAAGAAGTTGATATGCAAggtttttaaatttgaaattgaaGATGATAATATATTCTATCAACTGAGAGAGTATAATTTTGATTTCAACCTCTTTGTCATTTATCCATACAAATAAATGAGTATTTATAGTTTTATAGGATAGATGTATAATTTGACGTTGGTAACTTTGATGGACCAAATTGATCAGTATAAGTGTCTCAAGCTTTaaatatagtatagatatagatGTGAGTTCGGTCGATTGGTTATTCAGTTTATAAaacatatattattaaataatcaCCGTTAGATGCACTATCATATCAATATCTTAAAGTTAACTTGAAGTTTGTCGTAAAGACACAATCATATATATTCACTTATTTTTATAGTTAGGGCTTGTTTTCTAATTATTTGTTGTTTACCTA
It encodes:
- the LOC140891621 gene encoding protein KINESIN LIGHT CHAIN-RELATED 2, producing MRRAAFELFSHLRKRHSTATFSLLSRDFANTTNLHSLAHPAKAHHKSCAKIRSLLSLDLYLNGFRVIPSQNFSAFVDAESQNVPVPQMSSRQRKIKEKSELEEAFESAESLDDMLKAFKDMEACFDETELGLACLKLGLKLDQEGEDPEKTFSFAQRTLRILDDGDISSSSKLSLPLAMTLQLLGSACFNLKRFNDSLSYLNRANRALSKLEGDSSYSPDHIMPILHAVQFELFNVKTAMGRREEALIHLRKALEIKEKTLEEDSRELGKANRDVAEAYVAILNFKDALPFCLKALEIHKKELGQSSVEVAYDRRLLGVIYTGLEEHEKALEQNQLSQRVLKKWGLSSDLLRAEIDAANMQIALGRYEEAISTLKGVVQQTEKESEDRAMIFISMAKALCNEEKIADAKRCLEISCGILDKKEKSSPQVVAEAFMEISMLYESMNEFVAAISLLKRALSMLEKLPQEQHSVGSVSARIGWLLLLTGKVEQAVPFLEDAAERLKESFGSKHYGVGYVYNNLGAAYLELDRPQSAAQVFAYAKDIMDVSLGPHHADSIEACHNISKAYAAMGSYPIAINFQEKVVEGWEGHGPSARDEYDEAVQVLEELKNKASGSVMESLMKALPLPQSDEISTAKDLECNTPAVER
- the LOC140893455 gene encoding RING-H2 finger protein ATL16-like, which gives rise to MERSQNTPETQSPQHLSNNGFPIIAILILAIAATAFLLISYYIFVTKRYFIWQQVDPLRRFSFRRTPPSVNPSASHSPLWQNQGLDESLIRELPTYKYRKSEFGHSSALWTCVVCLTEFQEHELLRVLPKCNHAFHLDCIDLWLQNCSNCPLCRSAISGRNRFRPHKIWAPNSSPQDPHPMVGSEEDFAVIELSGGDGNGGLASRQQERVNLSRFLAQPRSHSSRKLEQNVGVSKPRQFQHVPIMGDEDDQISVQSIRRSFSMDSVVDRRVYLSVQENLRQNRDLSQVRSNEGSSSRSQRSFFSFRHGRESRNAVLPI